Within Nitrospirota bacterium, the genomic segment GCCTGTCGTAGAAATCCATCACGATCTCGTTCAGAGGCAGATCATAGGTGATGAGCACGCGGTCTTTTGTGATATAGGTGATCTCCTTTTGGATCCCCCGCCGGTCCTGACACAGCGCAATGAGCGACCCCACGTATTGCTCCGGGGTGATAAGCGAGGCCACAATCATGGGCTCTTCGATGCGCTGGATGTCCTGGATGCCCGGCAGCTTGGCGGGATTGTCGACCATAACGATCTCGCCGTTGTTCTTCGTCACCCGGTAGACCACCGTCGGCGCCGTAGGAATGAGATCGAGCTGGAACTCCCGTTCAAGCCGCTCCTTTATGATGTCCATGTGCAGCAGGCCCAGGAATCCGCAGCGGAACCCGAACCCGAGGGCAAGCGATGTTTCGGGCTCGTAGCTGAAGGAGGAATCGTTGAGCCGCAGCTTTTCCAGGGCATCGCGCAGGTCAGCGTAATCGTCGCTGATCACCGGGTAGATCCCGGCGAAGACCATGGGCTTTACTTCCTTGTACCCGGGAAGCGGTGCGTCCGCCGGACGGTCGGCGTCCATGACCGTATCACCGATCTTTGCGTCCGATACCTTCTTGATGCCTGCGATGATGCAGCCCACATCGCCCTGGGACAGTTCCGTGGTCTGGTGCATCTTGGGAGTGAAAATGCCCACGGACTGCACTTCATAGACGGCGCCGGTGGAATTGAGCCTTATCTTCATCTTCGGCCGCACGGACCCGTCCACGACCCGCACGAGGATGACTACGCCCTGGTAGGTGTCGTACCAGGAGTCGAACAGGAGAGCGCGGAGGGGCCCCTCGGGGTCCCCCCGGGGCGCGGGGACATGCCCGACCACGGCCTCAAGGATCTCGTGGGTCCCGATCCCCGCTTTCGCGCTCGCCGGGATCGCTCCCGATGAATCCAGGCCGACCAGATCCTCGATCTGGTGCTTCACTTCCTCGACGTTCGCACTCGGCAGGTCGATCTTGTTGATGACCGGAATCATCTCGAGGTTGTGATCGATGGCCAGATAGGCGTTCGCCAGCGTCTGAGCCTCGACGCCCTGCGAGGCGTCGACCACGAGAAGGGCGCCCTCGCAGGCCGCCATGCTCCGGGACACCTCATAGGTAAAGTCCACGTGTCCGGGCGTATCGATCAGGTTGAGGATGTAGTCCTGCCCGTCATCGGACCGGTATGTCAGCCGAACTGCGTGGGCCTTGATCGTGATGCCCCTCTCCCGCTCGAGGTCCATATCGTCGAGCACCTGGTCAGTGCCGGCCGCGGCCATTTCCCGGTCCGACAGAGCGCCCGTATATTCTAGGATCCGGTCGGCAAGCGTCGACTTGCCGTGATCGATATGCGCGATGATGCAAAAGTTCCTGATATTCGTACTTGCCATAATGAATGACGGAAAACCAAGACAGCAAATCCCGATCGTCATCCAGCATCTCCTGATCCCTTGTCCGGCTCATCGGGATCGGGAGCCTGTATACGATCTGCTGTTTACTTCTTTCCCCCCGATTGCGTATTCTGCAGGTGAAGCGCCGTGGCCGCTGCGCCGACGATACCCGCGTCATCCCCGAGCATGGACGGCACGATCTCGGTCCGTTCGGCAGGTACCTGGAACGCCCGCCGCATGACCTCTTCACGGGTGGAGCCGATGAACAGTTCCCAGGCGTCCTTCACCCCGCCGCCAATCACGATCATCTGCGGATTGAATATATTGATCAGACTCGCGATGCCAATACCGAGCATACGGCCCATGTCCTTCATGACCGATCGGGCAACGGAATCGCCGTCCCGCGCGGCCTTATAGATCTGTGCTGAGGTGACTTCCGCTGCCTGGGACGTCCCGGTCTGCAGGAGCGCTTCGCGGTAGCTCAGCACAATGCCGCGCGCCGACGCGTACATTTCAAGACAGCCGGTGTTGCCGCACCCGCACTGCCGTCCGTCGGGGATCAGCGTCATGTGGCCGATCTCTCCCGCCATCCCGTCGGCGCCCTGCCATATCCGGCTGTCCAGGACGATCCCGCCGCCCACACCCGTCCCGAGCGTCAGCAGGATCATGCTGTTGATGCCCCGGCCCGCACCGCGCCACTGCTCTCCCAGTGCTGCCGCGTTGGCGTCATTCTCTATGATGACCGGGACCTGCAGCGCCTTCTCCAGCAACTCCCTGAGGGGGAGGTTGTTCCAGTCGGGGAAATTGGGCGATTTCACTACAATGCCCTTCTCCATCTTGATGACACCGGGCGCGCCGACGCCGACCGCAGCCACACTCAATCCCCGCTCGACAGCGACCTCCCGCAGGCGCTCGATGTTCTCGACCAGTTGGGCAACGACGGTCTTCCAGCCTTCAGAAGAGCGGGTTACTTCCTTTTTCTTGACGATAATCTCGCCGTCTGCGCTCAAAAGCGCGACTCTCAGGTTTGTCCCTCCGAGGTCTACGCCTATCACCGTACGGCTCATAATACACCTTCCGTAACTGTTGAAAATACCTGGATTCTTAAAAGATGGTTATATTAGCATACTGAAGAATAAATGTAAATAATATTGTTGATTTCATGGGAAAAAACGAGCGGGATGCAATCAGAGAACGAAGAAAAGATACATCCAGTTGGATAGCAGGATCAGGACAGCCACAACGCGAAACGCGTTCTTTTCACGGTCAGAAAGGGCAATTCTGAACCCCGGAAGTTCCGTGACCTTCGCCAGTATTCCGTAAAAGAGACCCAAAAAGGCGACCGTACAAAGCATGCAGATGAGCGGGTTCATTGCCAGGGCTGCGGTGAAATCCCCATGCGCCAGATGAACGATCGAGCGGGTCGAGCCGCAGGTCGGGCAAGGCAGGCCGGTAAGCGCTTTAAACGGACAGGAAGGCGCAACTGCGAGCACCGGCAGGAACCTCGCCGCGACCAGCGCGAGCAGGGCGATCAATCCGTAAATGATACCGAACTCGATCCCGCCCCGCTCCCGCTTCCGGAACGTCACCTCCATGATTCCTCTCCGCTGATCATTTCTGCAGTTCCTGCAGCATCACGCCGAGCGATCCGGCTGCCGCGCCCAGAAAAATCACAACCCCGAGCGCCAACAGGCCGCAGCAGATGATGAGAGGCAGGAACACGGCGACAGTCGCTTTTCCTCCCGTCGTCTCATGTGCCTCCCTGAGGCCGATGATGGAGAGCACGATAGCCCAGGCTCCCGCGATCAAGCCCCCGCAAAAGGGAATGACCATGAAGATATTCGCGCTGTACCCGTAGGAAACCACGCGAAACGTCCCTTCAAAGCCGGCTTTGGACCCTTTTACGAGCATGAGGCAGAGGTGGAGAATACCGGCTGACACGAACAATCCGATGATGATGACAAAGGGAGAAAAAAAGGCAAGGAGGGCCATGCCGATGCCCCCCAACAGGCTTTGGCCCATGCCGAACTGCATGCCAGGCATGGCGCCCTTCGCGACGATCTGCCAGAAGTATGAAGATATCAACCCCGTCATCCCGATGATCAGGGCATAGAGCAGGGGGTTCGTCAGGCCTCCGGTCACGGGCATCTTCCTGAAAAATTCGGTAGGACGGAAGAGCGATTCGACCAGCGTTCTCAAGAGTCCGGCCCAGAAGCCCCGTGCCTCGCGGTCCTCCCAAGGCGTTGTTTCCCTGCTTCCGGGGCCCGGAGCCGCTTCGGCAGGAGGAAACTCTCCACGAAGCCTGGCTCCGCAGTGCTGGCAGAAAAGCTGATCGTCGGCCACTTCGTTGCCGCATTGAGGGCAAAACATAGAACCTCCTGACAGGATGCATGAGGAATGGGAAATAAGTGTATCATAGTGAAGGATGAGACTCAAATGGAAATTTCGACAGGAAGGAGAACCGTGCGGGGACTGCAGTGGAGCCCCCACCGGCAGGAGCCGGGGGATTGCAAGCCGCGGGATTCAAACACCGCGCTGGAGGGACAGAGGTCCCCGGGCCCGATGGGGTAGGAGGCCGGGGCAGGGCGTTCATTTCCGCTACGCGCCAGTCGCGGGTCAGGCGGGGCTGTGATCCTGCGTCTCTGCACAATCAGCGGGATCCCCCTTGATCTTCTCGATCGCATGGGGAAGCGCTGCAAGGACGACGGCGAGATTTTCCCGGACGGCCTTGGGACTGCCGGGGAGGTTTACGATCAGCGTCTGCTTCCGGATGCCGGTAACAGCGCGGGATATCATGGCACGGGGAGTTTTCTTGAGGCTTTCGGCGCGCATGGCCTCTGCCATGCCCGGAAGTTCGCGGTCGATCACGGAGAAGGTGGCCTCGGGGGTCACGTCGCGGGGAGCGACCCCGGTGCCGCCGGTCGTGAGAATGAGGTCGATGCCGCCTGAATCGGACAGCCTGGAGAGAGCGTCGATGATGATCTGTTTTTCGTCGGGAAGGATGGCATAATGCTCGACCGCTGCCCCGATCCCTGCGATCATTTCGCGTATGACCCTGCCGCTCTCATCCTCACGCTCGCCCCTCGAGCCCTTATCGCTCAGGGTAATGACGGCAGTACGTATTTTTGTTTTCATTCGTCGTATCATCCTTCCCTGACCCGTACGGGCTGAAACTACTGATGTGGTAACCACCGTCCCCGAACACGCGTGAACACGGTCTCAACAACTCATCCACGAGGAGTTGCAAGCCGTGACTATCAATGTGTCCGAGAATCGGACCCTTTCATTGCGCCTCAGCCCACGCTTCCCTGTTCTTTTACCACAGCTTCGGGCCGGATGACAACAACCCTGTTCCGCCCGCCCTCTTTTGCTTCATAGAGCGCCCGGTCGGCGCTCCTGAGCACCTCCTGCGAGGGGGAGCCGGATACATAAGCGGCAACGCCGATGCTGACCGTCATCCTGACCGGTCCGTCGGGTCCGGGAAAAGGCCTGGCCTCGACCTTTTTTCTCAGAACCTCCGCGTGGTACCCGGCACCGTCGAGATGGGTGTCCGGCATGACGATCACGAACTCCTCCCCCCCGAACCGCGCGACCGTGTCTGTTTCGCGCACATTCTCCCCGAGCATTTTGGCAAGTTCGCGGAGAACCGTGTCGCCGGCCAGATGGCCAAGCCTGTCATTCAGGAGCTTGAAGTGGTCGATGTCGATCATCATGAGCGAAAGTTGGGAGTTCTTCCGCCTGCTGTGCCCTTTTATCTCCCTGTCCAGGAGTTCGTCGAAATAGCGGCGATTGCTCACCTCCGTCAGACTGTCGGTCTGGGCAAGCTGGGAGAGCAGCCGGTTGGCGGCAACGAGCTCCGACGTCCTCTCTTCGAGCTCCCGCTCGGTCTTCACCCGCTCCGTGATGTCGCGGACCACCTGGACCACATAAGCGACCCTCCCCTCCTCCATGACCGGCGCGCAGATGCTGTGCAGGTGCCTCGCATCCCCGCCGCGGAGACTGATGCTGCACTGGCTCTCCATCATGGCTGCGCTCTTGAGAACCTCGCCGATGCCCCTGAAGGGGCAGCATTCCTTCTGCACGCAGTCGGGCTTGATCACCCCACCCGCCTTTTCGAGGGCCGGCACGAGCTCATATACGCGGGGATTGCTCTGGATGATACGCATGCTTGTGTCGACGAGCAGCACGCCATCGGGCATCGCGTTGAACATGCTCTGCAGTTCGTTCCGGAACCGCATCGCCTCACGGTTGTGCGCGAGTTCTTTCTCCTTGTCGAAGTTTGCCCGGTGCAGGCTGTTGATGCGGTCCAGCATGCTGATGAAACCCCGCTGGAGCACTGCGAGCTCGTCCGAGCCCGTATCGGGAAGCAAGATGTTCTCATCCCCGGCCTCCGCCCGGGCCATCGCCCTCCTGAGCTCCTCCACGGGAGTGTGCACGAAATGGCGCAGCAGGGCTACGAGTACGGTCATAAGCAAAGCGACCATGATCGTGGTCCAGAGCAGGATGCTGTTCCGTCTGGCTGTAATGAGCGGTTCTATACCCTGAAGCGAAAAATCGATGCGCAGAATGCCGTTCAGGAGGCGATCGCTGCCGTGACATCGGTAGCACGGGGCCTGGTTGGCTATGGGAGAATAATAGGAAAGGGAGGCTGTGCCGTGGTCGTGGAGGTCGCTCCGGTCGCCGGAGGCAATGGCGGCGAGAACCGACGGGGGGATCGGGAGAGTGCGCTCACCGGGTCCGATGCCGGACCGGCGCAGCAGCTTCCCCTCTTCGTCGTAGATCACGATGCGGTCAATACCGAAGGAGGACCGTGCCTCTTCGATGATGCGCTGGACATCGAGGTGATTTCCGCGACGCATCGCTGCGATGACGTTGCCCTTGACGGTCCCCGCAAGGGCCGCCAGGTTCCGTTCCGATGTCCGGATGGTGTCCTTCCGCATGATCCGGATGTCCATCGCCGTGAACCCGCCGATTACCGCGGCGAGCACGATTACGAGCGCCACCGCAATCCTGAGCTCAAGACTTCTCTGAATGAATCGCACCATGCTTCTGTACGAACGGCTCACGCCCGTTGCCTTTCCTATCCCATTACACCGCCGACGGTGATTCGGGGTATCCTGAGCGTGGGTTGGGCATCGCTCACCGGCGATCCCTGCCCGTCCTTGCCGCAGGTGCCGATGGAGAAGCCGAGATCAGTACCGACGCTGTCGATGGACATCAACACCT encodes:
- a CDS encoding ROK family protein; protein product: MSRTVIGVDLGGTNLRVALLSADGEIIVKKKEVTRSSEGWKTVVAQLVENIERLREVAVERGLSVAAVGVGAPGVIKMEKGIVVKSPNFPDWNNLPLRELLEKALQVPVIIENDANAAALGEQWRGAGRGINSMILLTLGTGVGGGIVLDSRIWQGADGMAGEIGHMTLIPDGRQCGCGNTGCLEMYASARGIVLSYREALLQTGTSQAAEVTSAQIYKAARDGDSVARSVMKDMGRMLGIGIASLINIFNPQMIVIGGGVKDAWELFIGSTREEVMRRAFQVPAERTEIVPSMLGDDAGIVGAAATALHLQNTQSGGKK
- the lepA gene encoding translation elongation factor 4, translating into MASTNIRNFCIIAHIDHGKSTLADRILEYTGALSDREMAAAGTDQVLDDMDLERERGITIKAHAVRLTYRSDDGQDYILNLIDTPGHVDFTYEVSRSMAACEGALLVVDASQGVEAQTLANAYLAIDHNLEMIPVINKIDLPSANVEEVKHQIEDLVGLDSSGAIPASAKAGIGTHEILEAVVGHVPAPRGDPEGPLRALLFDSWYDTYQGVVILVRVVDGSVRPKMKIRLNSTGAVYEVQSVGIFTPKMHQTTELSQGDVGCIIAGIKKVSDAKIGDTVMDADRPADAPLPGYKEVKPMVFAGIYPVISDDYADLRDALEKLRLNDSSFSYEPETSLALGFGFRCGFLGLLHMDIIKERLEREFQLDLIPTAPTVVYRVTKNNGEIVMVDNPAKLPGIQDIQRIEEPMIVASLITPEQYVGSLIALCQDRRGIQKEITYITKDRVLITYDLPLNEIVMDFYDRLKSLTKGYASLDYELSGYVESDLVKLDMLLNGEPVDALSLITHRDKAAIRGRQLAEKLKEVIPRQLYEVIIQAAIGAKIIARETVRALRKDVTAKCYGGDITRKRKLLEKQKEGKKRMKQVGSVELPQEAFLAVLKVGE
- a CDS encoding YIP1 family protein produces the protein MFCPQCGNEVADDQLFCQHCGARLRGEFPPAEAAPGPGSRETTPWEDREARGFWAGLLRTLVESLFRPTEFFRKMPVTGGLTNPLLYALIIGMTGLISSYFWQIVAKGAMPGMQFGMGQSLLGGIGMALLAFFSPFVIIIGLFVSAGILHLCLMLVKGSKAGFEGTFRVVSYGYSANIFMVIPFCGGLIAGAWAIVLSIIGLREAHETTGGKATVAVFLPLIICCGLLALGVVIFLGAAAGSLGVMLQELQK
- a CDS encoding DUF2752 domain-containing protein; the protein is MEVTFRKRERGGIEFGIIYGLIALLALVAARFLPVLAVAPSCPFKALTGLPCPTCGSTRSIVHLAHGDFTAALAMNPLICMLCTVAFLGLFYGILAKVTELPGFRIALSDREKNAFRVVAVLILLSNWMYLFFVL
- a CDS encoding diguanylate cyclase; this translates as MVRFIQRSLELRIAVALVIVLAAVIGGFTAMDIRIMRKDTIRTSERNLAALAGTVKGNVIAAMRRGNHLDVQRIIEEARSSFGIDRIVIYDEEGKLLRRSGIGPGERTLPIPPSVLAAIASGDRSDLHDHGTASLSYYSPIANQAPCYRCHGSDRLLNGILRIDFSLQGIEPLITARRNSILLWTTIMVALLMTVLVALLRHFVHTPVEELRRAMARAEAGDENILLPDTGSDELAVLQRGFISMLDRINSLHRANFDKEKELAHNREAMRFRNELQSMFNAMPDGVLLVDTSMRIIQSNPRVYELVPALEKAGGVIKPDCVQKECCPFRGIGEVLKSAAMMESQCSISLRGGDARHLHSICAPVMEEGRVAYVVQVVRDITERVKTERELEERTSELVAANRLLSQLAQTDSLTEVSNRRYFDELLDREIKGHSRRKNSQLSLMMIDIDHFKLLNDRLGHLAGDTVLRELAKMLGENVRETDTVARFGGEEFVIVMPDTHLDGAGYHAEVLRKKVEARPFPGPDGPVRMTVSIGVAAYVSGSPSQEVLRSADRALYEAKEGGRNRVVVIRPEAVVKEQGSVG
- a CDS encoding MogA/MoaB family molybdenum cofactor biosynthesis protein, which encodes MKTKIRTAVITLSDKGSRGEREDESGRVIREMIAGIGAAVEHYAILPDEKQIIIDALSRLSDSGGIDLILTTGGTGVAPRDVTPEATFSVIDRELPGMAEAMRAESLKKTPRAMISRAVTGIRKQTLIVNLPGSPKAVRENLAVVLAALPHAIEKIKGDPADCAETQDHSPA